The Topomyia yanbarensis strain Yona2022 chromosome 3, ASM3024719v1, whole genome shotgun sequence nucleotide sequence acaatgagcggtatcatgtttgtgTTCCCGTACCGAGCGTCATCGCAaagttcttcgtgataaaaaccagggaatcaccaaatccgccattcggcgtctggctcgtcgtggtggtgtaaaatgcatctcccatttaatctacgaatgctgatggtgtgcaggaaaatgtcatccgagatgcagtgatctacactgaacacgccaagcgcaaaaccgcaatgaatgtcgtctatactctgaagcggcagggacgcactttgtatggatttgaaGGTTGAAAAGGTAAAactcaacttgtttttttttataaacagattaaggccgaagtggcctgtgccgtatacaaaagattcctccattccactcggtccatggccgcgcgtcgccagccacgcagtctgcgaagggtccgcaaatcgtcttccacctggtcgatccatcgtgctcgctgcgcgccacgtcttcttgtaccggtcggattgcaattgagaaccattttcaccgggctattgtccgacattctggctacgtgcccggcccaccgtagtcgtccgattttcgcggtatgacagatgggcggctcccccaacagctgatgcagctcatggttcattcgccgtctccatgtgccgtcttccatctgcactccaccgtagatggtacgcagcactttccgttcgaagacaccaagtgcgcgttggtcctccatgagcatggtccaggtctcgtgcccgtagagaactaccggtctaatcagcgtcttgtagatggtcaacttcgtacgacggcgaattctgttcgaccgaagtgtcttgcggaggccaaagtaagcacgatttcctgccacgatgcgtctacgaatctctctgctggtatcattgtcggtagtcaccagtgagcccaagtacacgaactcttcaaccacctcgatttcgtcgccaccgatgcaaactcgaagcgggcggttctcattctcttctcgtgaacctcttcctatcatgtactttgttttcgacgtgttgatggcaagtccgacgcgcttggcttctctttttagtctgatgtaggcttcctccatcttctcaaagtttcgtgcaataatatcaacgtcatcggcgaagccaagtagctgaacggactttgtaaaaatcgtaccactcgtgtcgatccctgctcttcttattacaccttccagcgcgatgttgaataacagacacgagagaccatcaccttgccgtaaccctctgcgtgattcgaagggactcgagagcgtccctgagacacgtactacgcacatcacccgatccatcgtcgccttcactaatcgcgtcagtttgtccgggaatccgtactcgtgcataatctgccatagctgatctcgatcgatagtgtcgtatgcggctttgaagtcgatgaacaaatgatgtgtgggcacattgtactcgctgcatttctgcagtacttgacgaagagcgaacacctggtccgtggtagatcgttcgctcatgaaacccgcctggtactgccccacgaactctcttgcaattggtgatagtcgacggcatagtatttgggagagtaccttgtaggcggcgttcagcagggtgattgctcggtaattacagcaatccagcttgtcgccctttttgtagataggacacacgacaccttccatccactcctccggtaaaatctcctcctcccaaatcttggtaatcacccagtacagcgctttagccagtggctcgccaccgtgttttagtagctcgcttgatatttggtcaaccccagcggctttattatttttgagccggctaatctcctcctggatttcttggagatccggagccggtagtgtaatgtcttccgcgcgtgctcccaggtgcgttaccgtgccatcctcgtcgtctgctgcatcgccattcaggtgttcttcgtagtgctgccgccacctctggatcacctcacactggtccgtgagaagattcccgtttgtatctctgctcatgtcggcctgtggtacgtggcccctgcgcgagcggttcaacttctcgtagaatttccgtgtgtctttagcgcggtacagctgctccatcgcttcgcgatctcggtcttcctgctggcgctttttggtccggaaaaccgagttctgcctgttccgtgcctgtttatatcgcgcctcgttcgccctcgtgcggtgttgcagcattctcgcccatgctgcattcttctcttcgactaactgctcgcattcgccgtcgtaccagtcgcttcttcggtccgggcccaccgtacctagtgcagtggctgcggtgctacctatggcggatcggatatctctccagccatcttcaagggcaactgcgcctagctgctcttccgttggtagtgccacttccaactgctgcgcgtattcttgagccactctgccatcttgtagccgctcgatgtttagccgcggcgttcggcttcgacgagagctatgcactgtcgaaagttttgagcgcaagcatactgcaaccaggtggtggtccgaatctatattcgcactgcgataagtgcggacgtttgtgatgtccgagaagaatctaccgtcgattagaacgtggtcgatttgattttttgttacttggtccggtgatctccaggtgactttgtggatatctttgcgagggaagaaggtgcttcggactaccattccacgggaggctgcgaagttcacacatcgttggccgttgtcatttgatacggaatgcaggctgttaggcccgatcaccggtctgtacattgcctcccttcctacctgtgcgttcatgtcgccgatgacaattttcacgtctcgcagagggcaaccgtcgtatgtctgctccagctgcatgtagaacgcttctttctcgtcgtcgggtctcccttcgtgtgggcagtgcacgttgatgatgctgtagttgaagaaacggcctttgatcctcaacttgcacatccttgcgttgatcggctgccacccgatcacacgttggcgcatcttgcccagcactatgaagccggttcccagctcgttggttgtaccacagctctggtagaaggtagccgctcgatgcccgcttttccacaccttctgtcccgtccagcaaagttcctgcagcgccacgatatcgaagttgcgggggtgtagctcgtcgtagattatcctgtcacatcctgcgaagccgagcgatctgcagttccatgttccgagtttccaatcgtgatcctttattcgtcgcctgggtcgttgccgattgttctgggtcgtattctcttctgtattgttcgttatgtgggtttttttaaggggtggcttatagggcctacgccaaccacctgtctcgccggtgggccatcgtgccaggactgcttaaggtcccacctgggcaccaggacaggtttacaccttccgaagaagggtaacccccccttccctgccagcatacgaccaaagttcccaccggggttggttacccgatcttcactaaggttactcgtatcccagtcgacgccacgaggaggccagggctaggagttactgggcaggaagctaaggaccgcaagtggggtctattttatacCTTCAGGTAcgagaggcttacgcactgcccagtcattgtcgaCCAACTCAatttgtatcattataaaaaaggcccttttcagggccaccaaaatcatttcaaagaataagtttgcattttctgtttcatggactgtttctccctggagagcaatttgggttaaaccctaaattatgatttatttcagtacgcaaattattaaaccagaatagtctaccgaatcattttaatttgaattgatttttattctaaacttataaaatacagATCTGTTATACTTTATGAGTatatttttcggtttttgggcacaaaaactacaaaaaaccgaaatttgaattcacttgatttttacgaagcttcgtaaagtgtctattttttataaagcaaataaatctcagatttgagcaagagtaatagcgagtttttattttcctttagattgggatatgctaaatttagttttaagagtttgtttatcattaatacaattttttgggaaaacagttggcaataatttcaaattattttaagctaaaattcgcaacatttttttgaagtagaatacttctaacgtttcaatatggggtcccgtttcaaaaaattcagttgagaaattttcccaggtttgaaatgcgaatatcttccgttctactgatcgaaatcgcaatatttttgcaatatctgatcggaaattcgtgcatgtatttcgtattaaatttcggaattagtgcgactactataaataaaccaaaaacaggatttttagaaaatccttcgaaaacagcgaggaaaatgcgcaatttacAAGCATatctcacgcagagccgtcaaaaaggagcatgtaagcatttcattacatacgggaatgttatatacacaggtcacgcgagcttgttttgtatcagtgggtactcgcttaccacacgagcaacatgctcgtccggacggtacaatgagcggtatcatgtttgtgTTCCCGTACCGAGCGTCATCGCAaagttcttcgtgataaaaaccagggaatcaccaaatccgccattcggcgtctggctcgtcgtggtggtgtaaaatgcatctcccatttaatctacgaatgctgatggtgtgcaggaaaatgtcatccgagatgcagtgatctacactgaacacgccaagcgcaaaaccgcaatgaatgtcgtctatactctgaagcggcagggacgcactttgtatggatttgaaGGTTGAAAAGGTAAAACTCAActggttttttttatataaacagattaaggccgaagtggcctgtgccgtatacaaaagattcctccattccactcggtccatggccgcgcgtcgccagccacgcagtctgcgaagggtccgcaaatcgtcttccacctggtcgatccatcgtgctcgctgcgcgccac carries:
- the LOC131687540 gene encoding craniofacial development protein 2-like — translated: MRQRVIGWQPINARMCKLRIKGRFFNYSIINVHCPHEGRPDDEKEAFYMQLEQTYDGCPLRDVKIVIGDMNAQVGREAMYRPVIGPNSLHSVSNDNGQRCVNFAASRGMVVRSTFFPRKDIHKVTWRSPDQVTKNQIDHVLIDGRFFSDITNVRTYRSANIDSDHHLVAVCLRSKLSTVHSSRRSRTPRLNIERLQDGRVAQEYAQQLEVALPTEEQLGAVALEDGWRDIRSAIGSTAATALGTVGPDRRSDWYDGECEQLVEEKNAAWARMLQHRRLMMNVEAVC